The Chitinophaga pinensis DSM 2588 region GCTCGCAGGATGATCTCTCCACTTTCCCGTATACTGATTAAGATATTCTCCCGTGGCTTTTACAGGGCGAATGCAGGCTTGCTACTATCCTGTTTCGTCATCATCGTCAGCTATGCAATCCTGATTACGCCACTTGGTACGATGAACCATGAACTTTTTGCATTTTCTGAGTTATTTGTCATCCTGACCTTTATCAGCAATCCGGTCACACTTACCATTATCTTCCTGGCCTGGTTACTTTATACGGCCAAAAGCTGGCAATATGTCTTTCAGCAACTGACGGTACCCGAAAACGGCTTCCTGTTTTACAGCAGTACTTCGCTCCCTAAATACAAACAACTTATCAGCTGGTGGTGGATGCAATTCATCATCACACTTCCGCTGATCATGTACGGCTTGCTGGCAGTAGGTTTCGGCATTGCCCATCAGCAATATCTTTATCCGGTACTTACATTGTTGTACCTGCTATTGCTGACAACAGGCAGCGCAGGTATCTATGTATGGCAGGCAAATAAACTGTCAGCTGGTGTACGTTATAAACCGTCCTTCAGACTACCTTTCCGCTGGCCTAAACCCTTCTTTACGCTTTTTCTGCACCATATACTGCACAGACTTAAAACCGGCGGTCTCCTTACAAAAACCATCTCCATCTTTTGCTTATTAAGTGGTGCATATAGTGTTGCTAATAACAACAGACATGACCTGCGGGTAGCGGGGCTGGTAGTGCTGACTTCAATCGCGGCACACCTGTATCTGCTATACCAGGAACACCGGTTTGAGCTGACGAACTTACCATTTACCAGGAACTTTCCGTATAACAGAAACAGGCTATTCGCCTATTCGGTATTGCAATATGTCTTATTACTCGCACCGGAAATCATCCTGTTATTCGTAACGGAAACGCCCCTGCTGGCTACCCTGCTGGTATTTTACGCCCTCTCAGCCATGCTGTGCTTCCGCGGACTGCTCTACCAGATCGGCCTGCAAATGAATATCTATTTACCCCTCGTTTTTGTGGTATATATTCTGCTGTTCTGGATGATCATGTACGGCATCCTCTGGCAGTCAGCCTGCGTCAATCTCCTGCTGGGATATCTGTTATTCTATAACAGATATTATAAATTACCACCGCTCGTCTGAATGCAGTAAAACAACAACTTATAACCATCCAGGTATTTAATTGTCATTTTAACACTTTTATCATTATATTGGGAGAAGCTTTATAATTCCACTATAATGAAACACTGGTTATATCTCGCCGTGCTGACGTGCCTGACGCATACCGTTTGGGCCAAGAATGATCCTGACTCTGTCTACCTTTTCTCTTATGCGACGGAGAAAAACAACCATCATAACGGACTGCATTTCGCCTGGAGCCGAGATCAAGAGCAATGGCATCCCATCGGCAACGAATGGGGATACCTGAAAAGTGATTATGGCAGATGGGGCGCAGAAAAAAGGATGTTCGCGCCTTACCTGATCAGCGGACCGGATGGCAACTGGCATTGCGTCTGGGGATTAAATGACAAGGAACATGTCTTTGCACATGCCGCTTCCCCGGATCTCATTCACTGGAAACGCCAGAGCTATCCTGTCATGCAGGCCGGCAGCAATGTGTTACAGCCTGTCAGCTGGTATGATGCCGCACAACAACAATACAACATCATCTATACCACTTCCGACAATAAATACTACCAGACCACTACCAAAGATTTCACCACCTATTCCCCGGCAGCTGAAGTACCGGCAAGCGCTTATCGCCATCATACGATCTCCGTGAACTTACCCTCAGGTAAAACAAGCGGACAGCTGCATCGCGTGCCCTGGAAGGTAGCTGATCAGCTGATCAAAACATATGAAGGGAAACTATATAAAATGGAACAGTATAGTGAGTCAACTGCCCGTGACAGTGCCCGTTTTGCAGGTATCAGTAATCTAAAAGCTACTATCACTATACAGCCAGAACTGGCTAAACCCATCAGCGACCTGCTTTTCGGCGTCTTCTTCGAAGATATTAACTATGCAGCCGACGGCGGGTTATACGCGGAACTGATCCAGAACAGGGACTTTGAATATGCACTCTCTGACAAAGAAGGTCGTGATCAACAATGGACGCACACACATTCCTGGCAACTACGAGGCACACAAAGTACCTTCACGGTTGATACGACAGCTCCTTTACACGGCAATAACCGGCATTACGCGGTCTTAGACACTAAGGAACCAGGAGCTATATTGTCAAATACCGGTTTTGATGGCATCTCCGTCAGCAAAGGCGAAAAATATCAGTTCTCCCTGTTCAGTAAAGGAAAAGGCAAACTGCAGGTGAGACTGGTCGGCCAGGATAATGCAGTACTGGCTCAGACTACCTTATCACTCAACACCCCGGACTGGCGGCAATACAAGGCGACTCTGACGGCCGGTAGTACCACCGCAAACGCGCATCTGGAGCTGTTGCCCCTTACTAAAGGTGGACTTGACCTGGACCTGATCTCCTTATTCCCCGCTAAAACCTTCAGGAACAGACCCAACGGACTCCGTCCTGATCTGGCACAAACCATCGCTGATATCCATCCCCGCTTCATTCGTTTTCCCGGTGGATGTGTGGCACATGGGGATGGTCTTGGCAATATGTACCGCTGGAAAAACACCCTCGGTCCGCTGGAAACACGTAAACCCCAACGTAACCTGTGGGGATATCATCAGTCTGCCGGACTGGGCTACTTCGAATACTTCCAGTATTGTGAAGATATCGGCGCAGAACCACTACCCGTTGTTCCCGCTGGCGTACCCTGTCAGAATTCGGGCGTAGGTGGCGGCGGACAACAAGGCGGCATTCCTATGACCGAAATGGACGACTATGTACAGGAAGTACTGGACCTGGTAGAATACGCCAATGGCAACGTCAGTACCACCTGGGGAAAGAAACGTGCGGCTGCTGGTCACCCGGCTCCCTTCCACCTGAAATATATCGGTATCGGCAATGAAGACCTGATCACAGATGTATTCGAAGAAAGGTTCACCATGATCTATAAAGCCATGCAGGCAAAACACCCGGAAATTACCGTCATCGGCACCGTCGGCCCCTTTTACGAAGGCACCGACTATGAAGAAGGATGGGCGCTGGCAGAAAAGCTGAAAGTACCGATGGTGGACGAACATTACTACGAAACATCGGGTTGGTTCATCAACAACCAGGATTTCTATGATAAATATGACCGCTCCCGTTCTAAAGTTTACCTGGGTGAATATGCAGCACATCTGCCAGGGGCAAAAGTAAACCTGGAAACAGCCCTCTCAGAAGCTATCTACCTGACAGGTGTGGAAAGAAACGGAGATATAGTAAGTATGACCTCTTATGCACCTTTACTGGCAAAAGAAGGGCATACACAATGGAATCCTGACCTGATCTATTTCAATAATACAGACATTAAACTCACTACCGGTTACCAGGTGCAAAAGCTATTCGGGAATAATGCAGGCAATGAATACCTGCCTAATACTATCTCCCTCTCTACCAACAAGAAAACGCTGAACAAAAGAATAGCGGTATCTGTCGTGCGGGATAGCAAAACCAAAGATGTAATCATAAAGCTGGTGAACATCTCCCCCTTCAGTATTCCTTCAACAATAGACCTGGGCGCACTGAACATCGCCGGTAAAACAGGCGTCATGACCACCTTACAGGGAGATCCGTCTTCCCGGGATGCTAAACCTGTCAGCACCAATATCACCGTAGCATCCACATTCAACACCGGCTTACCGGCATATTCGTTCTCTATTATCAGGATCAAAACAATGTAATCGCATGAAATCAGTTTTGCTATGGACCTTTGTCCTTTTAGGCTGTTCAACATTCGCACAACAAAAGAAAGATTTTCATTCCTGGGCGCCTACACCGCCAATGGGATGGAACAGCTGGGATTGTTATGGACCAACCGTAACAGAAGCAGAAGTAAAAGCCAATGCCGACTATATGGCCAGCCATCTGAAATCATCAGGATGGCAATACATTATAGTAGACATCCGCTGGTATGTGGCCAATGATAAATCACATGGTTATAATGAAACCGATCCTGCATATAATATCGACGCCTACGGACGTTTCCAGCCTGCCGTCAACCGTTTCCCTTCCGCCGCAAACGGAAAGGGATTTAAACCACTGGCAGACTATATACACAGTAAAGGATTAAAATTCGGCATCCACATTATGCGGGGAGTACCCGTAGTAGCGGTTAATAAAAAACTGCCTGTGAAAGGTACTAATGTCACTGCTGCGGATATCTACAGCAAACAGGATCAATGTAAATGGCTGCATGATATGTATACCATCGTGCCGGATAAAACAGGCGCACAGGAATATTATAACTCCCTGTTTGATATGTATGCAGCCTGGGGACTTGACTTCGTAAAAGTAGATGATCTCTCCGCCCCTATTTACTTTACTGAAGAGATTGAAATGATCAGAAAAGCGATCACCCGGACAGGCCGTAAAATACTGCTCAGTACTTCTCCGGGGGAAACCCCCATCGCACAGGGCGCACACGTACAGCAACATGCAAATATGTGGCGTACTGTCGATGATTTCTGGGATAACTGGCCCCACCTGAAAGACCATTTCGAAGTATTTGATCGCTGGAATAAATGGCGTACTACCGGCGCATGGCCTGACGGAGACATGTTGCCACTCGGACATATCGGCATCCGTGCAGAAAGAGGACAACCACGGATGACCTCCTTTACAAAAGATGAACAATACACCTTAATGACACTCTGGACGATCTTCAGATCGCCATTAATGTTTGGAGGTAACCTGCCCGACAATGATCCTTTTACCCTGTCACTACTGACCAACAAACAGGTATTACAGGTACTGAATAACAGCAGTAATAACCGGCCGGTTTTTAATGATAAAGACAAAGCTGCCTGGACGGCGGATATGCCTGGGAAATCAGCAAAATACCTGGCAGTTTTTAATAAAGCAGATAAGGATGCTGCAGCTGTGAATGTGGATCTCTCTGAGATAGGAATCAAGGGTAGCTGTACCATCACTGACCTGTGGACAGGAAAAGTGCTGGGAAAATTCACGGGTAGTTTTGCTCCGCAGATCAATCCGCATGGTGCAGGATTATATAAAGTCACACCCTGATAAAAGATGCTTAACCTGTCATTTTCTTGTATTGATTAGGGCTCACACCCACTTCCTTTTTAAACAAACGGGAGAAATAAGGAGGGTTTTCAAAGCCCAGCAGATAGGCAATCTCTGCGACACTCTGATCCGCTGTTTTAAGCAGGTTTTTGGCTTCTGATATCAGGTAAATATGAATCAGTTCCATGGCAGTCTTGCCCGTCTCCTGCTTCAACAGATCGCTCAGATAACGCGGAGACAAATGCAGCTGCTCTGCCATATAATTCACTGTGGGTAATCCTTTATCTTCAATACTGCTATCCTTGAAATAATTGGCCAGTGTCTCGCTAAAGCGGGACACTGTTTTTCCCGATAATTCAGCCCTGTTAATGAACTGGCGTTTATAAAAACGCTGGCAATATTGCAGCATAGAGCTGATATGCCCGAGGATAATATTCCGGCTGTATTCATCCTGCGTACCATTGTATTCCGTTTCAACCTTTCTGTATAATTCCCACATAATCTGTTCTTCCCGTGGAGACAAATGCAATGCCTCGTTTACCTCATAATCGAAGAAGTTGTACTTCTTGATATCTGTGTGCAGCACATGCCCGTTCAGATAATCCTCATGGAAAAATAAAAGAAACCCATCTTCCTCAAATTCCAGGTCTTTCATTTCAATGATCTGACGCGGTCTGGTGAAATACATGGAACCATTCTGGTTGTCGTAGTTCGTCCGACCGTATTTTATCTTCCCTGCTTTCAGCTTTTTAAACCCGATCATATAGAAATCACTGGTAAACTCCCTGTCCCCTATCGTACAGGTATTATCACAGCGGGTAATACTGAGCATAGGATTTTCCGGCAACGGAAAATTGTTTGCGCGGTGAAGATCTGCCAGGTGTTTATAGTGTATCATATCATCAGATTGAATGTGCTGATACAAAAGTACCAGCTATGCAGCAGTATAATTGATACAAAAGTCGGGAAAAATGTCACATATCACGGGTCAGGACTTAACAATATGATAAGAATGAGTTAATATCCGATCTGTCTTTCACATCTCCGGAATTTCTACTTTGCGCGCCTCAGGTTAAGCAGGCGACAACACCTGCTCCTATCAAAAACCCATAATGTAACATTCTATGAAAAGACACGCGTATTTAATCGCACTTTCCACGTCGCTGGCCTTTGCTGCCTGTACTAAACAGTCCGCAGAACCCGCTCTTTCCACTGACAAACTCGCGGCGGCCAATGAGATCACCGCTGCCGCTGCCAGTACCATTACCTACACAGATGAAAGCACTTTTGTCAACAGCCTTTCCTCCTATGGTTTCAAAACACCTGATCAGCTGAGTCTGAACCGTGATGGTTCTACCAGTGGTTATACCTCGGTATATGGCTTCAACATTCCGGCGGCCAACCAGGTAACAGGTTTCAAATGGAACAGCGGCGACGAGCAGACAAATGAATGGCGGCCACAAGGTATTGGCGGTTTCACCTGGGGTACGAAGAAGTTCCTGGTTGTGTCCTGGTATGGCGTTGATCCCGGAACCATTGCCGGTGTAGCCAATCAGCATAAAGGCGTACGTATTTCTCTGGTGGACATCACTAACATGAACAGCGTTACCTACCGCCACATCCTGCTGGTACAGAACAAAGCCAACATGACCAACTCCTCACTGTATAAGGCGTCGAATGCTTATACACAGCTGGGATCTTTCTGTCCGGTAACAATCCACGCCGGTGGCGTGACCTGTCACGCAGGAAAACTCTTTGTAGCCGATACCAAACTGGGGATGCGCGTATTTGATCTGACCAAATTTGTAGTGGCACAGGGTGATGACACCGAAACAAGCTGCGGACAGGAAACCAATGGCGACCTGAAAGCCTTTAACTATGGTTATATCCTGCCACAGACTGGTTATTACAAGATCACCAACGCCAATCCTTTCTCCTGTATCGAACTGGGCGAAGGCGCTACCGCTGCCAGCAAATACCTCTGGACGGCACAGTATATAGAGCCATCCGAAACAACCGTACCACAGGTATTCGGATTCCCTGTTAATGACGCCGGACAGGTAAGCACCACTACCCAGCCAACAATCATCACACCGATTGACAATGACAGTACACGTGTACATGGCATACAGGGCGTATTCAGAATGGGTAACAAGACTTTCATGTCCACAACCGGAAATAGTTCTTACGAAGGCTCTACCGGCAGACTGACACGCTACAATGACGGCACAGCTGCTGGTACACGTTACCGCTGGCCACATGGCGCAGAAGATCTGTACCGTGATGCTGCCACTGGTTACCTCTGGTGTCTGACGGAGTATGAAACAGAAAAGTATGGAAAAGACAACAGATGCGTATTTGCTGTCAGGGTTTCCGATTATGATTGATAAGAGGAGATAAAAGCTTGATACTTCAGGAGCTGATGTGAAAGGGACTGCTTTCATGTCAGCCCCTTTCTTTATAGATTTTATGCGTAGTGTAGTTTCTCTGCGAACTGATGCCAGCTCTCCAGCTTACGCTGCATGAGTTGTTCGATCAGTACAACTGCCTGTTCGAAGCGTTCATCCCAGCCGCCACGGATCTCTTCACAGGTAACGCCATACTTATCCAGTACCCGGCGATGGGAGGCATCCAGACGGTTACGGTCCTCTTCGCTTAAACGTGTGCCATCCTGTACATAAGGCGCATCATGGTTCAGGTAGAGGTAAAGATCCGCCCTGTTACTTTCAAAGATCCCACGGTCTACGGACAGTTCTGTATTAAAGGCAAACTCTCCATAGGAAAGCGTGATGTGCACATTGGTATCAATGACCAGCAGCGGACTCGGTCCTTTTGCAGCCCTGTCGATACGTGCAGCATGTTCTCTCGCAATCAGATACAGGTCATTAATACCAAAGTCATTGGAATCAGTGATAATATCTCTACCCGCTTCCAGTACTCCGGTACAGTTAAAGTGTTCTGACAGTCTGGTGGTCAGTGTAGTCTTCCCTGTTGACTCAGTACCAAGTAACACCACCTTCGTCACCAGTGACGCCTTTACGGCATCCGGCAGATATTGCCAGGTTTCCGGAAGATTGGACCTGATCTTTGATGCAGATACAGGGTATTTACCTTTCTTCATGTCAAAAGCCATATGGGTGATACCCATATAATCAGCTACCAGTTCTCCGTAGGGTTCCGAAGTAACTACCAGTGAATGATCAGGAAATAAGAATTTAAACTGTGCCGCCCATAACTCAGACGCTAATGCCGACGTCTCGGAAGTATTTGGCAACAGACTTTCGTCATATTGAAATACCAGCACCTTAATGCGGGGATCATGGCGGAAGGTTTCTTCCACCCATACCTGACGCACCGGAGCCGGAAGGGTTTCCTTATTACTGCAACAGATCAATACGGATAGCTCATCACAATACGAGAGGGCAAACCTGATCATCGCTTCATGCCCCTTATGGAAGGGCATAAATTTCCCAAAAACAAATCCTTTACGCATATTTCAGTTGTTTCCTCCATTGAAGCAGGCCGAACGTGGCCAGCCCCAAAAATACCACATACTCAAGTGATAAAAAATAAATTTCTTTAATAAGATATAAAATAACACTCACAATATCTACAACGATCCAGAGTACCCATGTCTCAATACGTTTCTTCGCCAATAAAAAGGTCGCCAGCACACTTGCCATCATGACAAATGAATCCGCAAACGGATAAGTCGCCGGCAAAGGAAAGTATTGCGGCATCCAGCGATGGAACTGCTGAATGGTGAATCCCATAACAATCGTCCCTGATAATAATGCAACACCGTATATCCCTGTCATCGGCCGGGACATACGGGTCACCGGTAGCTCCTCCGTTTTATGTCTCCAGTTATACCAGCCGAACACTGTTACCACCAGGAAGAATACCTGCAACAACATATCTGCATATAACTGCACCTGGAAAAACAACACAAACAGGGCGATCTCATTCACGATACCCGTCGGCCAGGTCAGCACATTCGCCCTTGAGGCATAGTACACGGATATCAATCCAAAGAGTGTCCCGATCAGTTCAACATAACTGACAGGGTATGCCATCACACTAAAGGCGATATGATGTACATCGAAAAACGTCATCAGAAACTGTATTTAAATGCAACATACATATTACGGGGCGCCTGTACAAAGTATTTACGGGTACCGTCCGCTTCCACATAACCATCGTTATAATACTTCGCACTGGTCAGGTTGTTCACAAACAGCGACAGCGTACAATGTGCAATTGTATACTGTGCTCTTGCATTCAGCAATACATAACTGTCTACCAGCGCATCGTTGGCAAAGTCAATATAAGCACGGTGCTGGTACCTACCGGATAACGCCACGCCCAGACGTTTATGTTGCCATCCCACCTCCTGGTTAACGATCAGTGCCGGTGTCAGGATAGGCGTGAAAGAAGTCTGCTGTTCTTTCACCCTGCTATGATTGAAAGAAGAATTATTGGTAAAGCTGAATGCTTTTAAGCGATAGCTGGCATGTAACTCCAGACCTGCGCGGTAACTGCTTTTTACTTTATTGGTCAGCAGTAAGCCGTTGGGGCCTACCTGTCCGTTCAATACAATTTCGTTATCGAAATTCATGTAGTAGCCATTCAGCCCCAGCTCCAGGTTATTCCGCTGAAAGCGGATCCCTAACTCATGATCTACGACTGATTCTGCATCCTTGTTATAGATGATTGCCTTCCCGGTACTGTCAGCAGTCAGATCGTCATTTCCCCCGAAAATATCATTCCGCGTAGGTTCCCTGCCGGTACGGCCAATGCTGTAGTAAATACTGCTTGCATCGCTGACGGCAAAGCTGATCCCTGCTTTAGGATTGAGGAAATGCCAGTCCATCTTCTCAAAAGGTACGCTGCCTTTATAATCGAAAGTCGCATAACGGTATTGCAGATCACCGTACAGAGTGAAGCGGTGCAGG contains the following coding sequences:
- a CDS encoding AAA family ATPase; this translates as MRKGFVFGKFMPFHKGHEAMIRFALSYCDELSVLICCSNKETLPAPVRQVWVEETFRHDPRIKVLVFQYDESLLPNTSETSALASELWAAQFKFLFPDHSLVVTSEPYGELVADYMGITHMAFDMKKGKYPVSASKIRSNLPETWQYLPDAVKASLVTKVVLLGTESTGKTTLTTRLSEHFNCTGVLEAGRDIITDSNDFGINDLYLIAREHAARIDRAAKGPSPLLVIDTNVHITLSYGEFAFNTELSVDRGIFESNRADLYLYLNHDAPYVQDGTRLSEEDRNRLDASHRRVLDKYGVTCEEIRGGWDERFEQAVVLIEQLMQRKLESWHQFAEKLHYA
- the pnuC gene encoding nicotinamide riboside transporter PnuC; translation: MTFFDVHHIAFSVMAYPVSYVELIGTLFGLISVYYASRANVLTWPTGIVNEIALFVLFFQVQLYADMLLQVFFLVVTVFGWYNWRHKTEELPVTRMSRPMTGIYGVALLSGTIVMGFTIQQFHRWMPQYFPLPATYPFADSFVMMASVLATFLLAKKRIETWVLWIVVDIVSVILYLIKEIYFLSLEYVVFLGLATFGLLQWRKQLKYA
- a CDS encoding alpha-L-arabinofuranosidase C-terminal domain-containing protein, with the translated sequence MKHWLYLAVLTCLTHTVWAKNDPDSVYLFSYATEKNNHHNGLHFAWSRDQEQWHPIGNEWGYLKSDYGRWGAEKRMFAPYLISGPDGNWHCVWGLNDKEHVFAHAASPDLIHWKRQSYPVMQAGSNVLQPVSWYDAAQQQYNIIYTTSDNKYYQTTTKDFTTYSPAAEVPASAYRHHTISVNLPSGKTSGQLHRVPWKVADQLIKTYEGKLYKMEQYSESTARDSARFAGISNLKATITIQPELAKPISDLLFGVFFEDINYAADGGLYAELIQNRDFEYALSDKEGRDQQWTHTHSWQLRGTQSTFTVDTTAPLHGNNRHYAVLDTKEPGAILSNTGFDGISVSKGEKYQFSLFSKGKGKLQVRLVGQDNAVLAQTTLSLNTPDWRQYKATLTAGSTTANAHLELLPLTKGGLDLDLISLFPAKTFRNRPNGLRPDLAQTIADIHPRFIRFPGGCVAHGDGLGNMYRWKNTLGPLETRKPQRNLWGYHQSAGLGYFEYFQYCEDIGAEPLPVVPAGVPCQNSGVGGGGQQGGIPMTEMDDYVQEVLDLVEYANGNVSTTWGKKRAAAGHPAPFHLKYIGIGNEDLITDVFEERFTMIYKAMQAKHPEITVIGTVGPFYEGTDYEEGWALAEKLKVPMVDEHYYETSGWFINNQDFYDKYDRSRSKVYLGEYAAHLPGAKVNLETALSEAIYLTGVERNGDIVSMTSYAPLLAKEGHTQWNPDLIYFNNTDIKLTTGYQVQKLFGNNAGNEYLPNTISLSTNKKTLNKRIAVSVVRDSKTKDVIIKLVNISPFSIPSTIDLGALNIAGKTGVMTTLQGDPSSRDAKPVSTNITVASTFNTGLPAYSFSIIRIKTM
- a CDS encoding glycoside hydrolase family 27 protein, whose product is MKSVLLWTFVLLGCSTFAQQKKDFHSWAPTPPMGWNSWDCYGPTVTEAEVKANADYMASHLKSSGWQYIIVDIRWYVANDKSHGYNETDPAYNIDAYGRFQPAVNRFPSAANGKGFKPLADYIHSKGLKFGIHIMRGVPVVAVNKKLPVKGTNVTAADIYSKQDQCKWLHDMYTIVPDKTGAQEYYNSLFDMYAAWGLDFVKVDDLSAPIYFTEEIEMIRKAITRTGRKILLSTSPGETPIAQGAHVQQHANMWRTVDDFWDNWPHLKDHFEVFDRWNKWRTTGAWPDGDMLPLGHIGIRAERGQPRMTSFTKDEQYTLMTLWTIFRSPLMFGGNLPDNDPFTLSLLTNKQVLQVLNNSSNNRPVFNDKDKAAWTADMPGKSAKYLAVFNKADKDAAAVNVDLSEIGIKGSCTITDLWTGKVLGKFTGSFAPQINPHGAGLYKVTP
- a CDS encoding helix-turn-helix domain-containing protein; this encodes MIHYKHLADLHRANNFPLPENPMLSITRCDNTCTIGDREFTSDFYMIGFKKLKAGKIKYGRTNYDNQNGSMYFTRPRQIIEMKDLEFEEDGFLLFFHEDYLNGHVLHTDIKKYNFFDYEVNEALHLSPREEQIMWELYRKVETEYNGTQDEYSRNIILGHISSMLQYCQRFYKRQFINRAELSGKTVSRFSETLANYFKDSSIEDKGLPTVNYMAEQLHLSPRYLSDLLKQETGKTAMELIHIYLISEAKNLLKTADQSVAEIAYLLGFENPPYFSRLFKKEVGVSPNQYKKMTG